A genomic window from Fusarium oxysporum Fo47 chromosome VIII, complete sequence includes:
- a CDS encoding Pre-mRNA cleavage complex II protein Clp1-domain-containing protein, producing MSIPGLGQIPTQPTASTTRVITLRPACEWRFQASSPVIVKLLSGTAEKDGVELGPKNAYTFAGVKSKILTWHGCELEIDGRCDVDSVAEYANPTDNPANVHVNLHGQLNDMRKKAAREGREGPRVLIVGPADVGKTTVARTLTSYATRQGYQPLVVNANPKEGLLSLPGTLSASVLATVMDIEAVDGWGSTPTSGPSSVPVKLPLVFYYGLASPDEDPEFYRELMSKLAGSVSARLSEDEDVKSSGVIIDGMGLPEQSKDGYELVAHIVDEFSVNVIIVIGSTSITSELSKRFSNERTSLGEPISIVPIDKSDGVVIRDEAFLQHVREAAIKEYFFGDSKRTLSPLIQQVDFDSVIVYHTSDENSHSQGVTREDPSTPMQHWTFAIMHATPKESPDTVRAASVMGFLYVSDVDEERRKIKLLSPVSGRLGDQPLVWGKWPEPFINLLG from the exons ATGTCAATTCCAGGCCTGGGCCAGATTCCCACACAG CCCACCGCCTCGACCACCCGCGTCATCACCCTCCGACCAGCCTGCGAATGGCGCTTCCAAGCCTCCTCCCCTGTAATCGTCAAGCTTCTCTCCGGCACAGCTGAGAAAGACGGCGTCGAACTAGGTCCTAAAAACGCCTACACCTTTGCGGGCGTCAAGTCCAAGATTCTAACGTGGCACGGGTGCGAGCTCGAGATCGATGGCCGATGCGATGTTGACTCCGTGGCGGAATATGCGAATCCGACTGATAATCCGGCAAACGTGCATGTGAATCTTCATGGACAGCTTAATGATATGCGAAAAAAGGCGGCgagagaggggagagagGGGCCGAGGGTGTTGATCGTTGGACCGGCAGATGTGGGAAAGACGACGGTTGCGAGGACGTTGACGAGTTATGCGACAAGACAAGGCTACCAACCTCTAGTGGTGAATGCGAATCCTAAAGAAGGACTGCTCAGTCTGCCGGGAACACTGAGTGCGAGTGTTCTTGCGACTGTCATGGACATTGAGGCCGTGGACGGTTGGGGCAGTACGCCTACCAGTGGCCCAAGCAGTGTGCCCGTGAAGCTTCCTCTGGTGTTTTACTACGGACTGGCATCACCCGATGAAGACCCCGAGTTTTATCGCGAACTCATGAGTAAACTTGCCGGAAGCGTAAGTGCACGCTTGagcgaggatgaggacgTCAAGAGCTCAGGTGTCATTATCGATGGAATGGGTCTTCCTGAACAGAGCAAAGATGGGTATGAGCTTGTCGCACACATCGTCGATGAATTTTCCG TTAATGTTATCATTGTGATTGGCTCAACAAGTATCACCTCCGAGCTATCTAAACGATTCAGCAACGAGCGAACAAGTCTGGGAGAACCCATCAGCATTGTTCCCATCGACAAGTCCGACGGTGTCGTCATTCGAGACGAGGCCTTCTTACAGCACGTAAGAGAAGCGGCTATCAAGGAGTATTTCTTCGGCGACTCCAAGCGCACTCTCAGCCCCCTGATTCAACAAGTCGATTTCGACAGCGTGATTGTGTATCACACCTCCGACG AAAATTCTCACAGCCAGGGTGTCACCCGAGAAGACCCCTCAACGCCGATGCAGCACTGGACGTTTGCCATTATGCACGCAACACCGAAGGAGTCGCCCGATACGGTCCGTGCTGCAAGTGTCATGGGCTTCTTGTACGTGTCGGATGTGGATGAGGAACGTCGTAAGATCAAGTTGCTTTCGCCGGTGAGCGGACGGTTGGGTGACCAGCCGCTTGTGTGGGGGAAGTGGCCGGAGCCGTTTATTAATCTCCTCGGATAA
- a CDS encoding Argonaute complex, subunit Arb1, with protein MAEDSKPQIEEHLALPESLQGIAKKSRKRKNKNLNRGPTALPKNRGSGFEEYFADPPMTPVEAKEEKNEIYSQDLPFAEYDRRMQSCIQRFRSRRRLQGDRGLYFNEYLFLGGVDTTPNTFGGLSQQEMKELTPAQRREATATDVIWANSQGGEKFYDGDDEKWSVDFAAVVAGFFSVSLVHLTSFEPKRMEEGIDTIKNFLRYVLQHDVCPEYEDSVKEALELCKTASVEWPMIRQLNADLPGHFNLACSEMFYETSTEESWSFQTFKRPKGFDPKAVFFAAFALMDEPELFEKLSLKEPSIFSEYTCTLELVEIIRPEEDIVKRFNSLVIGGKAANHVPVGKAVFKQGFIQDDWENPWAGEWPVKEDTITLFFDDSLLANMMPGLKTVATISELDAGLRFLKSIEMIVPSFYIFLSQELMRHYKEPRVDDRAAPSIRNA; from the exons ATGGCCGAAGACTCCAAGCCTCAGATCGAGGAGCACTTGGCTCTGCCAGAGTCCCTCCAGggcatcgccaagaagaGCCGGAAGAGAAAAAACAAGAACCTCAACCGTGGTCCTACAGCGCTTCCAAAGAACCGTGGGAGTGGTTTCGAGGAGTATTTCGCCGATCCGCCTATGACTCCCGtcgaggccaaggaggagaagaatgagatTTATTCTCAGGACCTCCCTTTTGCTGAGTATGACCG GCGCATGCAATCTTGCATCCAGCGTTTCCGCTCCCGACGCCGTCTCCAGGGCGACCGCGGCCTGTACTTCAACGAGTATCTCTTCCTCGGTGGCGTCGATACTACGCCCAACACTTTCGGCGGTCTCAGCCAGCAAGAGATGAAGGAACTTACTCCTGCCCAGCGTCGAGAGGCAACTGCTACAGATGTTATCTGGGCCAATTCTCAAGGTGGCGAGAAGTTCTACGACGGCGATGACGAGAAGTGGAGTGTCGATTTTGCTGCTGTCGTTGcgggcttcttctctgtcAGTCTCGTCCATCTGACCTCCTTTGAGCCCAAGAGAATGGAGGAGGGTATCGACACGATTAAGAACTTTCTTCGATACGTTCTCCAGCACGATGTCTGCCCTGAGTACGAAGACAGTGTCAAGGAGGCTCTCGAGCTGTGCAAGACTGCGAGTGTCGAGTGGCCCATGATCCGACAGCTCAACGCTGATCTCCCCGGGCACTTCAACCTCGCCTGCTCAGAGATGTTCTACGAGACATCAACCGAAGAGTCTTGGTCATTCCAGACTTTCAAGCGACCCAAGGGTTTCGATCCCAAGGCTGTCTTCTTCGCGGCCTTTGCTCTCATGGACGAGCCTGAACTCTTCGAAAAGCTGTCTCTCAAGGAACccagcatcttcagcgaATACACCTGCACTCTTGAGCTGGTTGAGATCATCCGCCCCGAAGAGGATATTGTCAAGCGATTCAACTCTCTCGTCATCGGCGGCAAGGCAGCGAACCATGTCCCTGTTGGTAAAGCTGTCTTCAAACAGGGCTTCATTCAAGATGACTGGGAGAACCCATGGGCTGGGGAGTGGCCTGTCAAGGAGGATACGATCACTCTTTTCTTCGACGATTCTCTTTTGGCAAACATGATGCCGGGATTGAAGACCGTTGCAACTATTAGTGAGTTGGATGCGGGACTGCGATTTCTCAAATCTATCGAGATGATTGTCCCGTCGTTCTACATCTTTCTCTCTCAGGAGTTGATGCGCCACTACAAGGAGCCCAGAGTTGATGATCGCGCTGCTCCATCGATCAGAAATGCGTAG
- a CDS encoding inositol polyphosphate multikinase, giving the protein MPDRKELRDYNYAVAGHAGTLCTPDGELFIKPCTQSEIDFYQSANRRHPEFADIMPLFMGSLLLTDPTEKTIDEAVAGVISHAGDLKTSKEEIVASVAEQVAHATATQQKEGGAWVPAKDNKIKTDKAVVLDNATFGFKNPNILDVKLGVRLWADDAPQQKKQRFDKISAETTHGSLGFRIAGMRVYRGSEDASELDEENYKIYDKDYGRTTVTQENVVDEFRKFIFNKNAGIDEDLGKAVCAAFVRDLQRVEEILSRHESRMYSSSLLFIFEGDGQALRSAIEENNALIDAEAGIGQAARTTKRVDSGIALDDEDELDEDSDLEASLPQIYSLKLIDFAHAEWTPGQGPDENALTGVRSLLRIFQEMA; this is encoded by the exons ATGCCTGATCGCAAAGAGCTTCGCGATTACAACTACGCTGTTGCCGGCCA TGCCGGCACGCTTTGTACCCCCGATGGCGAACTATTCATCAAGCCTTGCACACAGTCCGAGATCGATTTCTACCAGTCTGCCAATCGAAGACATCCCGAGTTCGCCGATATTATGCCATTGTTTATGGGATCCCTCTTGCTTACCGATCCCACTGAGAAGACAATAGACGAGGCTGTTGCAGGTGTTATCTCCCATGCCGGAGACCTCAAGACGTCAAAAGAAGAGATTGTCGCTTCGGTTGCTGAACAGGTTGCTCATGCTACAGCGACACAACAAAAAGAAGGTGGTGCTTGGGTGCCGGCCAAGGATAACAAGATCAAGACCGATAAGGCGGTTGTGCTGGATAATGCTACCTTTGGTTTCAAGAACCCCAATATCCTCGACGTCAAGTTGGGAGTAAGACTCTGGGCCGACGATGCCCCTCAACAAAAAAAGCAGCGCTTCGACAAGATCTCGGCTGAGACGACACACGGTAGCTTGGGATTCCGGATAGCGGGAATGCGGGTCTACCGCGGGTCAGAAGATGCTTCGGAACTGGACGAGGAAAACTACAAGATCTACGATAAGGATTATGGTCGAACAACAGTCACTCAAGAAAACGTCGTTGATGAGTTCCGAaaattcatcttcaacaaaaACGCTGGCATTGATGAAGATCTCGGTAAGGCCGTTTGCGCAGCCTTTGTCCGAGATTTACAGAGAGTTGAGGAGATTCTCTCACGTCACGAAAGCCGAATGTACTCGTCTTCACTACTTTTCATCTTCGAGGGCGACGGCCAAGCTCTCCGAAGCGCTATTGAAGAGAACAACGCACTCATCGACGCAGAGGCAGGTATCGGCCAAGCAGCTCGAACTACCAAGAGGGTTGATAGCGGCATCGCTCtggacgacgaagacgagcTAGACGAAGACTCGGACCTCGAAGCCTCCCTGCCACAAATATACTCCCTAAAACTCATTGACTTTGCCCACGCCGAATGGACCCCCGGCCAAGGACCTGACGAGAACGCCTTGACGGGTGTGAGGAGTCTTTTACGCATTTTCCAAGAGATGGCGTAA
- a CDS encoding uncharacterized protein (expressed protein), with translation MGAATRNSAPYRRLRILHFTIIISGVFERRIWLDSCVSSMMIRYFNLFVVIRLTFVGLSFEGLFLGCSTRYMKFSGQGSL, from the coding sequence ATGGGTGCTGCTACGAGGAACTCGGCTCCATACAGGCGCCTGCGTATTCTCCACTTCACAATAATTATATCAGGAGTTTTTGAACGTCGGATTTGGTTGGATTCATGCGTTTCTAGTATGATGATTCGGTATTTCAACTTGTTTGTGGTAATTAGACTTACATTCGTAGGCTTGAGCTTTGAAGGCTTGTTTCTAGGCTGTTCTACGAGGTATATGAAGTTTTCTGGACAAGGTAGTTTATGA
- a CDS encoding uncharacterized protein (proteolipid membrane potential modulator-domain containing protein) yields MCSADFFLAFLAILFPPLPVWVKCGLCSADSLINILLCCLAYIPGLIHAWYIIAKYPEPPYEYEALPHDREGNRVTYVYVQCPPGPHQHGHGHPQNQQPKPQPQPHHGGVSNNNNSMNYGTQNAGGSSRPAPQQHGVTNNGEGSSESQGVPPSYADVVAGDHKIQSKD; encoded by the exons ATGTGTTCCGCCGACTTCTTCCTCGCTTTCCTCGCCATTCTCTTCCCCCCACTGCCCG TCTGGGTAAAGTGCGGTCTCTGCAGCGCCGActctctcatcaacatccttcTCTGCTGTCTCGCCTACATCCCCGGCCTTATCCATGCATGGTACATCATCGCCAAATATCCTGAGCCGCCCTACGAGTACGAGGCCTTGCCACATGATCGTGAGGGTAACCGCGTTACCTACGTCTACGTTCAGTGCCCGCCAGGCCCTCATCAGCACGGCCACGGCCACCCCCAGAACCAGCAGCCCAAGCCCCAACCCCAACCTCATCATGGTGGTGTTAGCAACAACAATAACAGCATGAACTACGGCACTCAGAACGCTGGCGGTTCTTCTCGTCCTGCGCCTCAGCAGCATGGCGTGACAAATAACGGCGAGGGTAGTTCTGAAAGCCAGGGTGTGCCACCTTCCTATGCCGACGTCGTCGCTGGAGATCACAAGATTCAGTCCAAGGATTAA
- a CDS encoding P-loop containing nucleoside triphosphate hydrolase protein: MDDLSNLELLSLVSKVSSELKNHMNLEDKTVAEFLIDKRTKCSNFEDFRDDLAKALPSIPLSLIESIDRLVLALHPQFKGKKANHEEHHSRTLEEKEKVFSGLALPDKEPARDDGSGAFDDTLALLEGLEGKAKKEKSTRKRSRSPREADYKESRRRKRSRSRERRKRDKYRSRSRSHERGDEDWRDGYRDSRKDRRGRRRHDDDDDRFRNAPAPEVDDSPQLHKVYEGHVTGLKEFGAFINLHNVRGRVDGLVHVSRMSAGQRVNHPSDLVSHGQKVWVKVTSLDKDQNGRDRVGLSMKDVDQSTGEDLEPQARMTTGANMEALGGGGGGGLRDGFAEPTGMPRDSLGPPRRQKKRMTSPERWEIRQLIASGVAKASDYPDLEEDYNATLRGDGELELEEDVDIEVREEEPPFLAGQTKQSLELSPIRVVKAPEGSMNRAAMSGTALAKERKELKQQEADAAAKDEPKENLSSQWQDPMADPDKRKFASDLRNARKNQPSEDVPEWKKAVIPKGQSLGKRTNLSIKEQRESLPVYAFREQLIKAVHENQILIVVGETGSGKTTQLTQYLAEAGFANDGIIGCTQPRRVAAMSVAKRVAEEVGCKLGEEVGYTIRFEDCTSPSTKIKYMTDGMLQREILVDPDMSRYSCIMLDEAHERTIATDVLFALLKKALKRRPDMKVIVTSATLDADKFSAYFNECPIFTIPGRTYPVEILYSKEPESDYLDTALVTVMQIHITEPKGDILLFLTGQEEIDTACEVLYERMKALGPNVPDLIILPVYASLPTEMQSRIFDPAPPGSRKVVIATNIAETSITIDEIYYVVDPGFVKQNAYDPKLGMDSLVVTPISQAQANQRAGRAGRTGPGKCFRLYTEAAYQSEMLPTSIPEIQRQNLSTTILMLKAMGINDLLHFDFMDPPPINTMLTALEELYALSALDDEGLLTRLGRKMADFPMEPSLAKVLIAAVDLECADEVLSIVSMLNIPTVFYRPKEKQSQADQKKAKFHDPHGDHLTFLNVYNSWKQSGYSAPWCFENFIQARSMRRAKDVRDQIVKIMDRYKHSIKSCGRDTEKVRRALCAGFFRNAARKDPQEGYKTLIEGTPVYLHPSSALFGKQAEWVIYHELILTSKEYMHCTTSIEPKWLVEAAPTFFKVAPTDKLSKRKKAERIQPLYNKFATEDDWRLSAQRKGGRGGGGGGTWG; encoded by the coding sequence ATGGACGACTTATCGAATCTTGAGCTGCTGTCCCTCGTCTCGAAGGTGTCCTCAGAGTTGAAGAATCATATGAACTTAGAGGACAAGACTGTCGCTGAATTTCTCATCGATAAACGAACCAAATGCAGCAACTTCGAGGATTTCCGCGATGATCTAGCAAAGGCTCTCCCCTCGATTCCTCTCAGTCTCATCGAGAGTATCGATCGTTTAGTGCTTGCTCTACACCCACAGTTTAAAGGTAAAAAGGCCAACCACGAAGAGCACCATTCGAGGACCCtagaagagaaggaaaaggtcTTCAGTGGGCTCGCACTGCCGGATAAGGAGCCTGCGCGTGACGATGGATCGGGCGCATTCGACGACACACTGGCGCTGTTAGAAGGTCTAGAGGGGAAGGCGAAAAAAGAGAAGTCCACGAGAAAACGAAGTCGAAGCCCCCGCGAGGCTGATTACAAAGAgtcaaggaggagaaaaAGGTCGCGCTCGAGAGAACGACGAAAACGAGATAAATATCGATCGCGGTCACGGTCGCATGAGCGAGGCGACGAAGATTGGCGTGATGGGTACCGCGATTCGCGCAAAGATCGACGAGGGCGTCGGCGAcacgacgacgacgacgaccgATTTCGCAATGCTCCAGCTCCTGAGGTTGATGATTCGCCGCAGCTGCACAAGGTCTACGAGGGACATGTTACAGGCCTCAAAGAGTTCGGTGCCTTCATCAATTTGCACAATGTAAGAGGCAGAGTCGATGGCCTCGTACACGTTTCGCGAATGTCTGCTGGACAGCGCGTCAACCACCCGTCGGATTTGGTGTCGCATGGACAAAAGGTCTGGGTCAAGGTGACAAGTCTCGATAAGGATCAGAATGGCCGCGATCGTGTGGGCTTGTCAATGAAAGATGTTGATCAGTCGACTGGGGAGGACCTAGAACCACAAGCTCGAATGACAACTGGTGCCAATATGGAAGCtttgggaggaggaggaggtggtggtcTAAGGGACGGGTTTGCGGAACCAACCGGCATGCCTCGAGATAGCTTGGGCCCTCCACGacgacagaagaagagaatgacTTCTCCCGAAAGGTGGGAGATTAGACAATTGATCGCATCGGGAGTGGCCAAGGCTTCGGATTACCCTGACCTGGAAGAAGACTACAACGCGACTCTCCGCGGAGATGgcgagcttgagcttgaagaggatgtCGATATTGAGGTTCGTGAGGAGGAACCGCCGTTCTTGGCCGGCCAGACCAAGCAGTCCCTTGAATTATCACCTATCCGCGTTGTCAAGGCCCCAGAAGGCTCTATGAATCGAGCAGCTATGTCTGGTACTGCCTTGGCGAAGGAACGCAAAGAACTCAAGCAACAAGAAGCCGATGCAGCTGCGAAGGACGAGCCCAAAGAGAACCTATCCTCTCAATGGCAAGATCCTATGGCTGATCCCGATAAGAGGAAGTTTGCTAGCGATTTGAGGAATGCCAGGAAGAATCAGCCTTCTGAAGACGTTCCCGAATGGAAGAAGGCAGTCATTCCAAAGGGACAGTCTCTGGGCAAGCGCACCAATTTGAGCATCAAGGAACAACGAGAGTCGCTTCCTGTATATGCATTCCGAGAGCAACTGATCAAGGCTGTTCACGAGAACCAGATCTTGATTGTAGTCGGAGAAACAGGATCAGGAAAGACGACTCAGTTAACACAATACCTCGCTGAAGCTGGCTTTGCCAATGATGGTATCATTGGCTGTACGCAACCTCGTCGTGTGGCTGCCATGTCCGTCGCCAAGCGAGTAGCGGAAGAAGTCGGCTGTAAGCTTGGTGAAGAGGTCGGGTATACGATTCGATTCGAAGACTGCACTAGTCCTTCGACGAAGATCAAGTACATGACTGATGGTATGCTTCAACGTGAGATTCTGGTAGATCCCGATATGTCGCGATACTCCTGTATCatgcttgatgaagctcaCGAACGTACCATTGCCACTGATGTGCTGTTTGCCCTGCTAAAGAAGGCGCTCAAGCGACGCCCCGATATGAAAGTCATTGTCACTTCAGCTACTCTCGATGCAGATAAATTTTCTGCGTATTTCAACGAATGTCCCATTTTCACCATTCCAGGTCGAACGTACCCTGTCGAAATCCTCTACTCGAAGGAACCCGAGTCCGATTACTTGGACACTGCTCTTGTCACAGTCATGCAGATCCATATTACCGAGCCCAAGGGCGAcattcttcttttcttaacaggccaagaagaaatTGACACGGCATGCGAAGTCTTGTATGAGAGAATGAAAGCTTTAGGGCCTAATGTGCCAGACCTTATCATTCTTCCCGTCTATGCTTCACTTCCGACGGAAATGCAAAGTCGAATCTTCGATCCTGCACCCCCTGGCAGCCGTAAGGTTGTCATCGCCACCAATATTGCAGAGACTTCCATTACCATCGACGAGATTTACTATGTCGTTGACCCGGGCTTCGTGAAGCAGAACGCTTACGACCCCAAGTTGGGTATGGACTCTCTCGTCGTCACACCAATTTCTCAGGCCCAGGCAAACCAAAGAGCTGGAAGAGCCGGACGAACTGGACCCGGAAAGTGTTTCCGTTTATACACCGAGGCAGCTTACCAGTCTGAAATGTTGCCGACTAGTATCCCCGAAATCCAACGACAGAACTTGTCCACAACAATCCTCATGCTCAAGGCAATGGGCATTAACGACTTGCTTCACTTTGACTTCATGGACCCGCCCCCTATCAACACCATGCTTACAGCACTGGAGGAGCTATATGCCCTCAGCGCCCTCGACGATGAAGGTCTACTTACTCGACTGGGGCGGAAGATGGCTGATTTCCCTATGGAACCTTCTCTTGCCAAGGTGCTTATCGCAGCCGTTGATCTAGAATGTGCAGACGAAGTCCTCAGCATCGTGTCCATGCTTAACATTCCCACTGTCTTTTACCGCCCCAAAGAGAAGCAGTCTCAAGCAGACCAAAAGAAGGCCAAGTTCCACGATCCCCATGGCGACCACCTAACCTTCCTCAACGTCTACAACTCGTGGAAGCAGAGCGGCTACTCAGCACCCTGGTGTTTCGAGAACTTCATCCAAGCGCGTTCCATGCGTCGCGCAAAGGACGTCCGCGACCAGATCGTCAAGATCATGGACCGCTACAAACACTCCATCAAGTCCTGCGGCCGCGACACCGAAAAGGTCCGCAGGGCCCTCTGCGCAGGCTTCTTCCGCAACGCAGCCCGCAAAGATCCCCAGGAAGGTTACAAGACCCTTATCGAGGGCACCCCCGTGTATCTGCACCCGAGCTCCGCGCTCTTCGGCAAACAGGCCGAGTGGGTCATCTACCACGAACTCATCCTCACGAGCAAGGAGTACATGCACTGCACCACGAGCATCGAGCCCAAGTGGCTCGTCGAAGCCGCCCCGACGTTCTTCAAGGTTGCGCCGACGGATAAGCTgagcaagaggaagaaggcggaGAGGATCCAGCCGCTGTATAATAAATTTGCTACGGAGGACGATTGGAGGTTGAGTGCGCAAAGGAAGGGCGGAAGAGGAGGTGGCGGTGGTGGAACCTGGGGTTAA